One stretch of Aphis gossypii isolate Hap1 unplaced genomic scaffold, ASM2018417v2 Contig00708, whole genome shotgun sequence DNA includes these proteins:
- the LOC126555093 gene encoding LOW QUALITY PROTEIN: uncharacterized protein LOC126555093 (The sequence of the model RefSeq protein was modified relative to this genomic sequence to represent the inferred CDS: inserted 1 base in 1 codon) encodes MKRNTITKRRRMESAVKGELVEIERFKNCSRTFIVKNKEEIIDYYVFFSYVSEMLISRLTQSSQQSTIKFNLHVDSMYEQLLTNEVQDMSFKTTNVLACKSSNFNSLLNKMFNKLLSEEEQFISKKSGWSLKSIDCIQLRINTVNPLKGGKTYLDLPSHIKXKKAVINVKNNDNECFKYSILSKYDNRLNKSRFNKKYFGMLEKKSGFNFKCIDFPTPITQLKKFEKINNVSINIYSLDDNNVIYPLRITNIEKKKNHFDLFLFGDNNTAHYCYINNFSRFIRSQRTKNCSKLIICKRCFTSFGNKPCKSKLWGETGLIRHKEMCIKNKLGRPIMFEKGDDDFIYFKNYKNTQRIPIVIYADFECILNPKQPDKFFQNGKKKKTHITHLHKLMSYGFYVKVDYNIISKKLIKKFEIPRKVVIYRGKNAAKKFMNSMIIIGNKINDIYKTNLPINELTLKEEKNFQKAKVCEKCLLTFKDNNLLKVRDHCHITGNYRRCICVKCNFQLTNPSFVPIFFHNLAYDSHFIIRELGCNDKDIHVIPNSSEKYISFSKAIAPKFNIKFVDTYRFMAEKLSKLAKNLSEDKSRFRETIKIFSIEVLDLVTRKGVFPYEYVDSWSKLNDSFLPSKLNFIAL; translated from the exons ATGAAAAGAAATACAATTACTAAACGTAGACGGATGGAATCAGCTGTTAAGGGTGAACTTGTTGAAATTGaacgatttaaaaactgttCGAGAacgtttattgttaaaaacaagGAAGAAATAATAGActactatgtattttttagttatgtttCTGAAATGTTAATTTCTAGGTTAACACAATCAAGCCAGCAgtcaacaattaaatttaatttacatgttGATAGCATGTATGAACAACTATTAACGAATGAAGTACAAGATATgtcatttaaaacaacaaacgTATTAGCATGCAAATCATCCAATTTTAATagcttattaaacaaaatgtttaacaaactATTATCTGAGGAAGAAcagtttatatcaaaaaaatcagGCTGGTCACTTAAATCTATAGATTGTATACAATTACGAATTAATACAGTTAATCCTCTTAAAGGaggaaaaacatatttagatttacctagtcatatta aaaaaaaagcagttattaatgtaaaaaataacgataacgAATGTTTCAAGTATTCAATACTAAGTAAGTACGATAATCGTTTGAATAAATCTcggtttaacaaaaaatattttggtatgttagaaaaaaaaagtgggtttaattttaaatgcatcgATTTTCCAACACCTATAactcagttaaaaaaatttgaaaaaataaacaatgtatcaataaatatttacagcttagatgataataatgtaatttacccATTACGTATaactaatattgaaaaaaaaaaaaatcattttgatctTTTTCTATTTGGTGATAATAATACAgctcattattgttatattaacaaCTTCTCGAGGTTTATTAGAAGCCAaagaactaaaaattgttcaaaattgattatatGTAAGAGATGTTTTACAAGTTTTGGAAATAAACCGTGTAAAAGCAAACTTTGGGGTGAAACAGGATTAATTAGACATAAagaaatgtgtattaaaaataaattaggaagacctataatgtttgaaaaaggAGATGACGATttcatatatttcaaaaactataaaaatactcaaCGAATCCCAATTGTTATATACGCTGACTtcgaatgtattttaaacccTAAACAACCTGATAAATTCTTtcaaaatggtaaaaaaaaaaaaactcatatcACACATTTACATAAACTTATGAGTTACGGGTTTTATGTAAaagttgactataatattatttcgaaaaaattaataaaaaagtttgaaattccTAGAAAAGTAGTAATATACAGAGGTAAAAATGctgcaaaaaaatttatgaatagtatgataattataggaaataaaattaatgatatttataaaactaatttaccaATTAACGAATTGActttaaaagaagaaaaaaattttcaaaaagctAAGGtttgtgaaaaatgtttattaacttttaaagataataatttgttaaaagttCGAGATCACTGTCATATAACTGGAAATTATAGACGatgtatttgtgtaaaatgtaattttcagCTAACTAATCCATCATTTGTACCAATCTTCTTTCATAATCTAGCATATGACAGTCACTTTATAATTCGAGAACTTGGATGTAACGATAAAGATATTCATGTTATACCTAATTcatctgaaaaatatatatcatttagtaAAGCAATCGcaccaaaatttaacataaagttTGTTGATACATACCGTTTTATGGctgaaaaattaagtaaactaGCAAAAAATTTATCGGAAGATAAGTCGAGGTTTAgagaaactattaaaatattttctattgaaGTGTTAGATTTAGTTACACGAAAAGGAGTCTTCCCTTATGAATATGTTGATAGTTGGAGTAAACTTAATGATTCTTTTTTACCTTCAAAGCTTAATTTTATAGCACTCTAA